One Maribacter dokdonensis DSW-8 genomic region harbors:
- a CDS encoding RagB/SusD family nutrient uptake outer membrane protein, producing MKNKLIISSLVLVSLLTWSCTDLEEELLDESLTGAQAEVISGAIAPAYGYISWTWRHTNYYGLQLIPSDEAILPYRGGTDWFDGGKFLAAHSHNFTPTNDLVASGWNELTTNISRTLAAIEVLAPLADEGDAEAAGALYEMKALRAYLNMLLLDSWGIVLKKESSEELSEVLRTQDAIDYIESELLSVVDVINDDKGPGRMSRSAVYGFLARLNLNAAVYRDPYGTPNFTQADMDQVITYTSNIIDSGNFSLSPEYFELFNDENHSNPELIFALDQRGVLTQEHSRWAYWSIAGSMFPRPEWPSADGTDGPAVTSDFYQTWVDAYGDVDPADADARFYQKNTLVPDAQLADLEGREKLLETETEDSFYCVQDVAFEMDRGILRGIQWGPRKGDDGQFLTCEDGTIKILPVRQIKGNGPSRDIGYVDHTLEIDFTNEGSLHNTGYRASKYQFSRTSPNGNGNSSVDLVLMRLAEVYLMRAEAKLRNGDAAGALADVNVVRTSRTARPEQTPDPLTAVDTDILFRERGFELYWEGFRRGDQIRFGKYEDTWTEKTDTDVNHRLFPIPQSAVDGASGIDGFLEQNPGY from the coding sequence ATGAAAAATAAACTAATTATATCATCACTGGTTCTGGTCTCTTTGTTGACATGGAGCTGTACTGATCTTGAAGAAGAATTATTAGATGAATCATTAACAGGTGCCCAGGCAGAAGTGATTAGTGGGGCTATTGCACCCGCTTACGGTTATATTTCTTGGACATGGAGGCATACCAATTATTATGGTCTACAGCTTATACCATCAGATGAGGCAATACTACCTTATAGAGGAGGAACGGATTGGTTTGACGGTGGTAAGTTCTTGGCGGCTCATAGCCATAATTTCACCCCTACTAATGATTTGGTCGCTAGTGGTTGGAATGAGCTTACCACGAATATTTCAAGAACCTTGGCCGCCATTGAAGTACTTGCTCCATTAGCGGATGAGGGAGATGCGGAAGCGGCAGGGGCATTGTATGAAATGAAAGCCTTAAGAGCGTATTTGAACATGTTATTGCTAGACAGTTGGGGTATTGTTCTTAAAAAAGAATCATCTGAAGAGCTTTCAGAGGTTTTAAGAACCCAAGATGCCATAGACTATATTGAGAGCGAGTTGTTGTCTGTTGTTGATGTGATCAATGATGATAAAGGGCCTGGTAGAATGTCGCGTTCTGCTGTATACGGTTTTTTGGCTAGATTGAACTTGAACGCTGCCGTATACCGTGATCCTTACGGTACGCCTAATTTCACGCAGGCAGATATGGACCAGGTAATCACATACACCAGTAATATTATAGATTCCGGAAACTTTTCTTTATCTCCAGAGTATTTTGAATTGTTCAATGATGAGAACCATTCTAACCCAGAATTGATATTTGCTTTAGATCAACGTGGTGTATTGACCCAGGAACATAGTCGTTGGGCATATTGGTCAATTGCGGGGTCAATGTTTCCAAGACCTGAGTGGCCTAGTGCCGATGGTACTGACGGACCTGCGGTTACTTCAGATTTTTATCAAACATGGGTAGATGCCTATGGAGATGTTGATCCTGCGGATGCAGATGCTCGTTTCTATCAAAAAAATACCTTGGTGCCAGATGCTCAACTGGCAGATTTGGAAGGGCGTGAAAAATTATTGGAAACTGAGACCGAAGATAGTTTTTACTGTGTACAAGATGTTGCTTTTGAAATGGATAGAGGTATTCTTCGTGGTATACAATGGGGACCTAGAAAAGGTGATGACGGCCAGTTTCTTACCTGTGAAGACGGTACTATTAAAATTTTACCGGTAAGACAGATAAAAGGAAATGGTCCTTCTCGGGATATAGGGTACGTAGATCATACTTTGGAAATAGATTTTACCAATGAAGGATCTTTGCATAATACGGGCTACAGGGCATCTAAGTATCAATTCAGCCGTACCTCACCTAATGGTAATGGTAACAGTAGTGTTGACTTAGTGTTGATGAGACTTGCCGAGGTGTATTTAATGCGAGCGGAAGCTAAACTAAGAAATGGCGATGCTGCCGGTGCATTGGCAGATGTAAATGTGGTAAGAACTTCTAGAACGGCACGCCCGGAACAAACGCCAGATCCTTTAACTGCAGTAGATACGGATATCTTATTTCGCGAGCGTGGTTTTGAACTGTATTGGGAAGGGTTTAGAAGAGGAGATCAAATTCGTTTTGGAAAGTATGAAGATACTTGGACGGAAAAAACGGATACCGATGTAAACCATAGATTGTTCCCAATTCCACAAAGTGCCGTTGATGGTGCTTCTGGTATAGATGGTTTCTTAGAGCAGAACCCTGGGTATTAA